One window from the genome of Dyadobacter sp. CECT 9275 encodes:
- a CDS encoding c-type cytochrome produces MKKVLKVLGIVLGSLVLLAGSFCTYVAILGVPTYDKPTVPVVSVEVTPERVSRGEIISQIQCMGCHSDNNNQLTGKYMGEVPALFGKIYSKNITQDKEKGIGQWTDGQLIYFLRTGLRADGSYAPVMPQYPNLSDEDLSSVVAWLRSDRFPVQPNSTEPQSSDFSFFTKLLTHLVMKPLPYPQHFVAPADSTNSLALGKYTADALGDCFGCHSANFVDQDKINTERTKGYYGGGNEMVGIDGQKVLTANLTFDEQTGIGRKYTREQFIKAVKLGVRPDGSILKYPMTPKMGLSDREVGAIYDYLKTIPKIKNDIESKNAELEMRKK; encoded by the coding sequence ATGAAAAAAGTTTTGAAAGTTCTCGGAATCGTTCTTGGTAGCCTTGTGCTATTGGCGGGATCCTTTTGTACGTATGTAGCCATCTTGGGGGTACCTACCTACGACAAACCCACCGTACCTGTCGTTTCAGTCGAAGTAACGCCCGAACGGGTGTCACGAGGTGAAATAATCTCCCAAATCCAGTGCATGGGGTGCCACTCGGATAACAACAACCAGCTGACAGGCAAATATATGGGCGAAGTACCCGCCCTATTCGGTAAAATCTATTCTAAAAATATCACCCAGGATAAAGAGAAAGGGATCGGCCAATGGACCGACGGTCAACTGATTTATTTCCTGCGGACGGGCCTCCGGGCGGATGGCTCCTACGCTCCAGTGATGCCGCAGTACCCCAACCTCTCGGATGAAGATTTGAGCTCGGTGGTAGCCTGGTTGCGATCGGACCGTTTTCCAGTACAGCCCAATTCAACAGAACCTCAGTCCTCGGACTTCAGCTTCTTTACCAAATTATTGACTCATCTCGTGATGAAACCCTTACCCTATCCTCAGCATTTCGTTGCCCCTGCCGATAGCACCAACTCGCTGGCTTTGGGCAAATATACGGCCGACGCGCTCGGTGATTGTTTCGGTTGCCATTCGGCCAACTTCGTGGATCAGGACAAAATAAATACCGAGCGCACGAAGGGCTATTACGGTGGTGGCAACGAGATGGTAGGCATCGACGGACAAAAGGTGCTTACAGCGAATTTGACGTTCGACGAACAAACCGGGATCGGACGAAAATATACCAGAGAGCAGTTTATAAAAGCCGTCAAATTGGGCGTTAGGCCCGACGGTAGTATCCTTAAGTACCCTATGACCCCCAAGATGGGACTTTCTGATCGGGAGGTAGGGGCGATCTACGACTACCTGAAAACTATCCCGAAGATCAAGAATGACATTGAGAGCAAGAATGCTGAACTGGAAATGAGAAAAAAATGA
- a CDS encoding alpha/beta fold hydrolase, with amino-acid sequence MKSIYSYLFLASLLMLLACGDRDPQPIENNTLFLRNKGADMPIWVKGNRESRKIILYVHGGPGDCAMCYRYYLKGLETETMVAYWDQRVAGASSGKVDESTLRYAQFSEDLGYVVQLLKTQYPGAEVYLLAHSFGVELSWQYLTTGTNQTEIAGLMVVNGMFSFANWLAAVRDWALREAKQQKKTEAETYLLANPVTPENAASIEWEPIYRWMNKLGGNPVSIYKDGKYLLNYSFNSPNTALAQFTHAKAYTYYGNVESRRFEKGPLLKDIRIPVGLFWGVKDGVVPVEVGDATKTLLTNSSVTEVRFSESWHEPFITETEKFNRAVLDFVR; translated from the coding sequence ATGAAATCTATTTATAGTTACCTTTTTCTTGCCAGTTTGCTGATGCTGCTGGCCTGCGGAGACCGCGACCCACAACCCATCGAAAATAACACACTGTTTCTACGGAACAAAGGAGCCGATATGCCCATTTGGGTTAAAGGAAACCGGGAATCCAGAAAGATAATTCTGTATGTGCACGGCGGGCCCGGCGACTGCGCCATGTGTTACCGCTACTATCTGAAAGGACTGGAAACCGAAACGATGGTAGCATACTGGGATCAGCGCGTAGCCGGGGCATCCTCCGGAAAAGTTGACGAAAGTACCCTCCGGTACGCCCAGTTCAGCGAGGACCTTGGGTATGTGGTACAACTTTTAAAAACGCAGTACCCGGGAGCAGAAGTCTACCTCTTGGCCCACAGCTTCGGCGTCGAGCTTTCCTGGCAATACCTCACCACGGGTACTAACCAAACAGAGATTGCAGGGTTGATGGTGGTGAACGGTATGTTTTCATTTGCTAACTGGCTGGCGGCTGTGCGGGACTGGGCACTGCGCGAAGCGAAGCAGCAGAAAAAAACAGAAGCCGAAACCTACCTGCTGGCCAACCCGGTCACACCTGAAAACGCTGCCTCCATCGAGTGGGAACCTATCTACCGCTGGATGAACAAGCTGGGCGGAAATCCTGTGTCGATCTATAAAGATGGTAAGTACCTCCTGAATTACAGCTTCAACTCTCCTAACACCGCGCTGGCGCAATTTACGCATGCAAAAGCATACACTTATTACGGAAACGTCGAGAGTCGCAGGTTCGAGAAAGGACCGCTGCTGAAAGACATCCGTATACCGGTGGGCTTGTTTTGGGGCGTAAAGGATGGGGTAGTGCCGGTTGAGGTAGGAGACGCCACGAAGACATTACTGACCAACTCCTCGGTGACGGAAGTACGTTTCAGCGAATCCTGGCATGAACCTTTCATTACCGAAACCGAGAAATTCAATCGGGCAGTGCTGGATTTTGTGCGATGA
- a CDS encoding PKD domain-containing protein, with product MRLLILLTGLFLATACKEKSQEVTPSGAVTAKAGTDQTVQVGQMVMLDGSGSTDSESKPLTYQWAVLRKPAKSTVTLSEAASFKPTFKPDEVGEYELELTVASPNGKATDKVLVTASVAEPLAISANITVKTTLADRIAHPDLPDYIVTKNIDVSHELTINPGVVIAFERDVRMNVNDNGGLLIARGEAAKKIKFVGVQRTKGYWVGIAHYSGSNANILEHVEVSHAGSRPIFSTTKAALYFSGGSKAQMAIKNTAFTDNDGYGIYVYEGGILREFTENGFRNNTEAGILLDAANVEKLDYFSTFNGNNGRDVVEVTPSNLKNGDEITWSGFADKAPYRINGELNINTGWKLKPGVTLEMNRDAVIRINTSGYLSAIGTTKDKVVFTSADGSAAYWRGIICYSADPKTVLENAEVRNAGGNIIVSAKKANIAVWGTKATMNIKNTKISGSGGYGVMVGYGSSVNTDLTTANIFESNTQGNVLIEK from the coding sequence TTGAGGCTACTGATCCTGCTTACGGGACTTTTCCTAGCTACTGCTTGTAAGGAAAAATCACAAGAAGTCACGCCTTCCGGAGCCGTTACGGCTAAGGCCGGGACCGACCAAACGGTGCAGGTAGGTCAAATGGTTATGCTCGATGGCTCGGGCTCGACCGACAGTGAGAGCAAGCCGCTCACCTACCAATGGGCGGTGCTACGCAAGCCTGCCAAAAGCACCGTTACGCTTTCCGAAGCAGCCTCGTTCAAACCAACCTTCAAACCCGATGAAGTGGGTGAGTACGAACTGGAACTCACCGTCGCCAGTCCCAATGGGAAGGCCACCGATAAGGTACTGGTGACGGCCAGTGTGGCTGAGCCGCTGGCTATAAGCGCCAATATTACGGTTAAGACCACCTTGGCAGATCGGATTGCCCACCCCGACCTGCCCGACTACATCGTGACCAAGAATATCGATGTGAGTCACGAGCTGACGATCAACCCTGGTGTGGTGATTGCCTTTGAGCGCGATGTGCGCATGAATGTCAACGACAATGGCGGTTTGTTGATCGCCAGAGGTGAAGCGGCTAAAAAGATCAAGTTTGTGGGCGTGCAGAGAACCAAGGGCTATTGGGTTGGGATCGCCCACTATTCCGGCAGCAACGCCAACATCTTGGAGCATGTGGAGGTAAGCCATGCAGGTAGTCGTCCCATTTTCAGCACCACGAAGGCAGCCTTGTATTTCTCGGGCGGAAGCAAGGCACAGATGGCGATCAAAAACACTGCTTTTACCGACAATGATGGCTATGGAATATATGTCTACGAGGGAGGTATCCTGCGCGAGTTCACCGAGAATGGTTTTCGGAACAACACAGAGGCGGGTATTTTGCTCGACGCAGCCAACGTAGAGAAACTGGATTATTTTTCAACATTTAATGGGAACAACGGGCGTGATGTGGTGGAAGTAACACCCTCCAACCTCAAAAACGGTGACGAAATAACCTGGTCGGGCTTCGCGGATAAAGCTCCATACCGAATCAATGGCGAACTGAATATCAATACGGGTTGGAAACTCAAGCCTGGTGTAACGCTGGAAATGAACCGTGACGCCGTGATCCGTATCAACACCAGCGGCTACCTTTCGGCCATAGGCACCACGAAGGACAAAGTGGTTTTCACCAGCGCGGACGGCTCAGCGGCCTACTGGCGCGGTATCATCTGCTACTCGGCCGATCCTAAGACGGTCCTTGAAAACGCCGAGGTTCGCAATGCAGGCGGCAATATCATCGTATCTGCCAAAAAAGCCAATATCGCCGTCTGGGGAACCAAGGCGACGATGAACATCAAAAACACCAAAATCAGCGGCAGTGGAGGCTACGGGGTAATGGTAGGTTACGGCTCATCAGTCAACACCGATCTCACCACCGCCAATATTTTCGAGTCCAACACACAGGGAAATGTGCTGATTGAGAAATAA
- a CDS encoding FAD-dependent monooxygenase: MKTNPSFTIIGGGIAGLTTAIALSRLGLNATVFEAAPNVRPLGAGLALAANAIQAFERLGVAEAVIQRGRQLHALSIYDESGRVVTRTDSLAISKRYGIDNFAIHRAELHQVLLDHLPSSIVFTSKKAIRMEQQLDGVTVFFEDGSSRQTDYLLVADGIHSPIRRQLLPESAPRYAGYTCWRGVVHRPDLPMTEASETWGRRGRVGIVPLTDERVYWFACINASPQNQQMGLLTSRNLADHFRHYHAPISDLLAGTPDENLLWNDIIDLKPLKRFAFGRTLLLGDAAHATTPNLGQGACQAIEDAAVLADTMGKNVSVETAFRDFEQRRLSRTRTITNTSWRIGQVAQWSNPLLTRTRNYLFRLVPSSLSERQLEMLYTVDF, from the coding sequence ATGAAAACCAATCCTTCCTTCACCATCATCGGCGGGGGCATCGCCGGACTCACCACGGCTATTGCCCTCTCCAGACTTGGCCTGAATGCCACCGTTTTTGAAGCCGCACCTAATGTTCGTCCGTTGGGTGCGGGGCTGGCCCTTGCAGCAAATGCCATCCAGGCCTTCGAACGGCTGGGCGTTGCCGAAGCGGTCATCCAACGGGGACGTCAACTCCATGCGCTCTCGATTTATGACGAATCCGGAAGGGTGGTGACCCGCACCGACAGCCTGGCTATCAGTAAACGTTACGGTATCGACAATTTTGCCATTCACCGGGCAGAGCTCCATCAGGTATTGCTGGATCATCTACCATCGTCTATTGTTTTTACCAGCAAGAAGGCAATCCGGATGGAACAACAACTTGACGGAGTAACTGTTTTCTTTGAGGATGGTAGCAGCCGCCAAACCGATTATCTGCTGGTAGCTGATGGCATTCATTCACCCATTCGTAGGCAGTTACTGCCCGAGTCGGCCCCGCGGTATGCAGGGTACACCTGCTGGCGCGGAGTGGTGCACCGGCCCGATCTACCCATGACCGAAGCCTCCGAAACCTGGGGGCGCCGGGGTCGGGTCGGCATCGTTCCACTGACAGACGAGCGGGTTTACTGGTTTGCGTGTATCAATGCCTCGCCTCAAAACCAGCAGATGGGATTACTGACGAGTCGCAATCTGGCCGATCATTTCAGGCACTACCACGCACCCATTTCCGATCTGCTGGCCGGTACACCGGACGAAAACCTGCTCTGGAACGACATCATCGACCTCAAGCCTCTGAAGCGCTTCGCCTTCGGGCGTACCTTGTTACTGGGCGATGCTGCCCACGCAACTACACCTAATCTGGGTCAAGGTGCCTGCCAGGCGATTGAGGATGCCGCTGTACTTGCCGACACAATGGGGAAGAACGTTTCGGTCGAAACCGCCTTTCGTGACTTTGAGCAACGACGCCTTTCGCGCACCCGGACCATTACCAACACTTCCTGGCGTATCGGGCAAGTGGCGCAGTGGAGTAATCCGCTCCTGACCCGGACAAGGAACTACCTGTTCCGGCTGGTACCCTCCTCTCTGAGTGAGCGGCAATTGGAAATGCTCTATACGGTTGATTTCTAG
- a CDS encoding nucleotide disphospho-sugar-binding domain-containing protein has product MKKLNILFATMPMDGHFSPLTSLAVHLKGQGFDVRWYVGGSYGEKVKKLGLPHYPYTKAQYLNKENLDKLFPEASKIRGTAARIRFDINRVFLHPTPNFIEDLTAIYEEWPFDLIIHDVLFLGGSMIREILPVKSVAIGVSPLFESDSNLPPMGLGKVPARSWLGRMAQQVLSYLVQGILFKPCNDLHNKIRVQHGLAPTSDSLFDYAVRSADLYFQSGVPSFEYPRQRISPNVRFVGAMLPHTRGIKQHFEQADKALEAKRVVLVTQGTVEKDVEKILAPTLQAFADDPDTLVIATTGGSCTVELRQRFPQEHFIIEDFIDFHSVMSFANVYVTNGGYGGVMLGLQHNLPIVAAGVHEGKSEIAARVGYCGVGVNLKTEKPKPTQIRRAVNQVLNEVAYRQNVQKMSQEFSEYNTNELATQYIQDLVAKPLESIIATPSSLPAIG; this is encoded by the coding sequence ATGAAAAAACTGAATATCCTTTTCGCTACCATGCCCATGGACGGGCATTTTAGTCCGCTCACCAGTTTGGCAGTCCATCTCAAGGGTCAGGGCTTCGACGTACGCTGGTACGTGGGGGGCAGCTACGGTGAAAAAGTTAAAAAATTGGGGCTTCCACATTATCCTTACACCAAAGCCCAGTACTTAAACAAGGAAAATCTAGACAAACTCTTTCCCGAAGCTTCGAAAATCAGGGGAACTGCGGCCCGGATACGCTTTGACATCAACCGGGTGTTTCTGCATCCCACCCCCAACTTTATCGAAGATCTAACAGCAATTTACGAAGAGTGGCCATTTGACCTGATCATCCACGACGTCCTGTTCCTGGGCGGCTCCATGATCCGTGAAATCCTCCCCGTAAAATCCGTGGCGATAGGTGTGTCGCCTTTGTTCGAGTCGGACAGCAATCTGCCGCCAATGGGCTTGGGGAAGGTCCCAGCCCGGAGCTGGCTGGGACGTATGGCGCAACAGGTGTTGAGCTACCTGGTTCAGGGTATCCTGTTTAAGCCCTGTAACGACCTGCATAACAAAATCCGGGTACAACATGGCCTGGCCCCCACATCGGACTCTCTTTTCGATTATGCGGTCCGTTCGGCCGATCTATACTTTCAAAGTGGCGTGCCATCGTTTGAATACCCACGCCAGCGCATTAGCCCTAATGTACGTTTTGTGGGAGCTATGCTGCCTCACACTCGAGGTATCAAACAACACTTTGAACAGGCTGATAAAGCCCTGGAGGCCAAAAGGGTGGTACTGGTGACGCAGGGAACGGTTGAAAAAGATGTAGAAAAAATTCTCGCCCCCACCCTCCAAGCATTCGCTGATGACCCCGACACACTGGTCATTGCTACTACTGGCGGCTCTTGTACGGTTGAACTACGCCAGCGATTCCCACAGGAACATTTTATCATAGAAGATTTTATCGACTTCCACTCCGTGATGAGCTTTGCAAACGTATACGTGACCAACGGTGGCTATGGTGGGGTCATGCTGGGTCTACAGCATAACCTGCCCATTGTAGCAGCGGGCGTACATGAGGGCAAGAGCGAAATCGCTGCACGCGTAGGCTATTGCGGGGTAGGAGTCAATTTGAAAACCGAAAAGCCGAAGCCAACACAAATCCGTCGGGCGGTGAATCAAGTGTTAAACGAGGTCGCATACCGTCAAAATGTGCAAAAAATGAGTCAGGAATTCTCCGAATATAACACCAATGAATTGGCCACGCAGTATATACAAGATTTGGTTGCAAAACCGCTTGAATCCATCATCGCGACACCGTCCTCTCTGCCGGCCATAGGATAA
- a CDS encoding carboxypeptidase-like regulatory domain-containing protein — protein sequence MIKTFAPATVAAILFFAFMTPFSCIQSDTQEVSPDLGRPQKGVVSGSATDAAGKPLPNATIVVNNTQFYNHNVLAETDAKGKYSLSLTPGSWYVRGTTKIRFDNKNYVLDLHPDSDAPFAGTEGAVRNLSLRIAGERTGQFGNDGFYGGQVEVFASGLPTDQMMLTLQPVGNLLDGSTGKLITAKPQQSYLDNVPLGKYKVTASIGGQFLRVRVRNTGQEYGAAVTASFDPAYTGAEGRYKLNIEVSE from the coding sequence ATGATAAAAACCTTTGCTCCTGCGACTGTTGCTGCAATCCTGTTTTTTGCTTTTATGACTCCCTTCTCATGTATCCAATCGGACACCCAGGAAGTCAGTCCCGATCTCGGTCGGCCACAAAAAGGCGTCGTTTCGGGAAGCGCCACTGATGCGGCAGGTAAGCCGCTGCCCAATGCCACGATCGTGGTCAACAACACGCAGTTTTACAACCACAACGTTCTGGCAGAAACAGATGCTAAAGGAAAGTACAGCCTGTCCCTCACGCCCGGTTCGTGGTATGTGCGGGGAACTACTAAAATCCGGTTTGACAACAAGAACTACGTCCTCGATCTGCATCCCGATTCCGACGCCCCCTTCGCTGGAACAGAGGGTGCAGTGCGTAATTTGAGCCTGAGAATAGCGGGCGAACGCACGGGGCAGTTTGGCAACGATGGCTTTTATGGAGGCCAGGTAGAAGTATTTGCCTCGGGCTTGCCCACTGATCAAATGATGCTAACCCTTCAACCAGTCGGCAATCTGCTGGATGGCTCAACTGGAAAACTAATCACCGCCAAACCCCAGCAGTCGTACCTGGACAACGTGCCGCTGGGTAAGTACAAGGTCACGGCCAGCATTGGTGGACAATTCTTACGGGTGAGGGTACGCAATACCGGGCAAGAATACGGTGCTGCAGTCACCGCGAGCTTCGATCCGGCGTACACTGGAGCCGAAGGACGATACAAACTGAATATCGAAGTTAGTGAATGA
- a CDS encoding sensor histidine kinase, with the protein MDRLNDKWLRIFGIALLLAISISVNDYYEQPFSPRMALKAVVTLISIMVFWQVMRACIFYFRRQYPHKSHTVKRLAFTFLSGNIATTLVTWLFSALQQWVTSGSPAIYPIGDEIASITISNREIALSMDEFDFVQAVTTFIFIQTIYEIVFFIHDSSVRENRLIQSEQEREKLRVANLQSQLDALKQQVNPHFMFNSLNVLDSLIEDDPRQARVFLEELSTVYRYLLRSNEHHLTELNKELDFIQSYYHLLKTRLGDGLRLNVKIDEQYQYHKIPPLTLQLLIENAFKHNIVLPDQQLIIDIITNKDGYLLVSNNVQRKNVRVSSNGVGLSNILNKYEILNQPAPVIQDDDGQFTVTLPLIEAAR; encoded by the coding sequence TTGGATCGATTGAACGATAAATGGCTGCGTATCTTTGGCATTGCCTTGCTACTGGCTATCAGCATCTCCGTAAATGACTATTATGAGCAACCATTCAGTCCCCGGATGGCACTCAAAGCCGTGGTTACCCTGATTTCTATCATGGTGTTCTGGCAGGTGATGCGGGCCTGTATTTTTTATTTCCGACGCCAATACCCTCACAAATCACATACCGTCAAGCGACTGGCCTTTACGTTCCTTTCGGGCAACATCGCGACTACGCTGGTGACTTGGCTGTTTAGTGCTTTGCAGCAATGGGTCACCAGCGGGTCACCGGCTATTTACCCGATCGGTGATGAAATTGCGAGCATAACGATCAGTAACCGGGAAATTGCCCTGAGTATGGACGAATTCGATTTCGTCCAGGCTGTCACTACTTTCATCTTCATCCAGACCATTTACGAAATCGTGTTCTTCATCCATGACTCCTCTGTTCGGGAAAATCGGCTCATACAGTCAGAACAGGAACGGGAAAAACTCCGGGTTGCCAACCTGCAAAGCCAGCTAGACGCATTGAAACAGCAGGTCAATCCCCACTTCATGTTCAACAGCTTGAATGTATTGGATTCGCTCATCGAGGACGATCCCAGGCAGGCCCGTGTATTTTTGGAAGAACTCAGCACGGTGTATCGCTACCTGCTACGCTCCAACGAGCACCACCTAACCGAACTGAACAAGGAGCTCGACTTTATCCAGTCGTACTATCACCTGCTAAAAACCCGACTGGGCGACGGGCTACGGCTCAATGTTAAAATAGATGAGCAATACCAGTACCATAAAATCCCTCCACTTACCCTGCAACTGCTGATTGAAAATGCATTTAAGCACAATATCGTGCTGCCCGATCAGCAGCTGATAATCGATATCATTACCAATAAGGATGGATATTTGCTGGTTAGCAATAACGTGCAGCGCAAGAATGTCCGGGTGTCGTCCAACGGCGTGGGCTTATCCAACATCCTCAATAAGTATGAAATTCTGAACCAACCCGCCCCGGTAATTCAGGATGATGACGGGCAGTTCACAGTAACGCTTCCGTTAATTGAGGCAGCGCGTTAA
- a CDS encoding LytR/AlgR family response regulator transcription factor — protein MNVLIIEDEELAVRKLTRLLKEADPSLNVVETTPSVRASVKWLESHAPGQPDAPDLILMDIELADGQSFEIFEQTTVTAPVIFTTSYDEYALRAFKVNSIDYLLKPIKLQELQASLEKHRKLSKNPAPAVAIDALVQQLRQQVAPPDYRRRFLVRHLAQWVPVEVGEIAYFHSEAGVSLFRTRTNQKFTLDYTLDELDPMLDPTQFFRANRQYIVNIGAVQQIHPYFNNKLKLTLKPGTDDEVLVSRERATEFKKWMGK, from the coding sequence ATGAACGTATTAATCATCGAAGACGAAGAGCTAGCCGTTCGTAAACTGACCCGCTTGCTCAAAGAAGCGGACCCCTCTCTCAACGTGGTGGAAACAACACCTAGTGTGCGGGCCTCAGTGAAGTGGCTCGAAAGCCACGCCCCCGGCCAGCCCGACGCCCCGGACCTGATTCTGATGGACATCGAGCTGGCCGACGGGCAGAGTTTCGAGATCTTCGAGCAGACCACCGTCACTGCCCCTGTCATCTTCACCACCTCCTACGACGAATACGCCCTGCGGGCCTTCAAGGTAAATAGTATCGACTATCTGCTCAAGCCCATCAAGCTACAGGAACTGCAGGCTAGCTTGGAAAAGCACCGAAAATTGAGTAAAAACCCTGCCCCCGCTGTGGCTATCGACGCTCTGGTGCAGCAACTCCGCCAGCAGGTGGCCCCACCTGACTACCGTCGCCGCTTTCTGGTGCGGCACCTAGCGCAGTGGGTACCCGTTGAAGTGGGCGAGATCGCCTATTTTCATTCCGAAGCGGGTGTCAGTCTGTTTCGTACCCGCACTAACCAGAAATTTACACTAGACTACACTCTTGACGAATTGGATCCGATGCTCGACCCAACTCAGTTTTTCCGTGCCAACCGGCAGTACATTGTGAATATCGGTGCAGTACAGCAGATTCATCCTTATTTCAATAATAAGCTAAAACTGACGCTTAAACCCGGCACTGACGACGAGGTGCTGGTGAGCCGCGAGCGGGCTACCGAGTTCAAGAAGTGGATGGGGAAATAA
- a CDS encoding phospholipase C/P1 nuclease family protein, which translates to MNAADEFVRAQFARAKQLLKEGKIYDAYFEFGVGLHALQEATSPAHSGFQHWGDNVSATRVVGHVRQEMFYPGSNSNLQRVTNMFLAWFQKSNSPLPKTNLFKAIGHD; encoded by the coding sequence ATGAATGCCGCTGACGAATTTGTAAGAGCCCAGTTCGCTCGCGCAAAGCAATTATTGAAAGAAGGTAAGATTTATGATGCCTACTTTGAGTTTGGGGTTGGCCTTCATGCCTTGCAAGAGGCCACTTCTCCTGCACATTCAGGATTTCAACACTGGGGTGATAATGTATCAGCTACCCGTGTTGTCGGACATGTTAGGCAAGAAATGTTTTATCCCGGAAGTAATAGTAATCTTCAACGAGTTACCAACATGTTTTTAGCCTGGTTTCAAAAAAGCAACTCCCCGCTACCAAAGACTAATCTATTCAAAGCCATTGGACACGATTAG
- a CDS encoding RHS repeat domain-containing protein, which translates to MHLYKIILSYDGVNSIINNGANASDYSFEYYLRDHLGNTRMVMNEVGTIVQETEYFAFGLAIPRTVGKNKYTFLGKEKQPETNWIDLQARFFDPTIGRFMVIEGQAENLGGEVKHKVL; encoded by the coding sequence ATGCATCTATATAAAATAATTCTCAGCTACGACGGGGTGAACTCCATCATCAATAATGGTGCGAATGCATCGGATTATAGTTTTGAGTATTATCTTAGAGACCACCTGGGCAATACCCGCATGGTGATGAATGAGGTGGGAACTATTGTGCAGGAGACGGAATATTTTGCTTTCGGGCTTGCCATTCCTAGAACGGTAGGGAAGAATAAGTACACCTTCTTAGGTAAAGAAAAGCAGCCCGAAACGAACTGGATAGATCTCCAAGCCAGGTTCTTCGATCCGACCATTGGTCGATTTATGGTGATTGAGGGTCAAGCTGAAAATCTGGGGGGGGAAGTTAAGCATAAAGTTTTGTAA
- a CDS encoding ISAon1 family transposase — MDGKQLQEQYKSHISDYKDWEQREHAAEWLLYPDNTGSHLSIDETSLSNGELYTIVTDKAAKGRKGSLVAMVKGTQANSVIEILRKIPKRTRDKVREVTLDMAANMGMIVSRCFPKASKVIDRFHVQKLAFDAVQEIRIQHRWQALDQENEAIEAARQSGLIYQPEVLSNGDTLKQLLVRSRYLLFKHHDKWTLSQVHRSRLLFERYPVVEQAYKLASGLGTIFRACKLKEQAFKKLALWYNEVEDCGLDSFKTVARSIQTHYLDILNFFNNRSTNASAESFNAKIKAFRSSSRGVRDIPFFLFRLTKLYA; from the coding sequence TTGGATGGGAAGCAACTTCAGGAGCAATATAAAAGCCATATTAGCGATTACAAAGATTGGGAACAACGAGAGCATGCGGCCGAGTGGCTATTATATCCCGACAACACAGGTTCGCATCTTAGCATAGATGAAACATCACTGTCCAATGGTGAATTATATACAATTGTCACGGATAAAGCAGCCAAAGGACGTAAAGGTTCATTAGTAGCGATGGTCAAAGGTACGCAAGCTAATTCTGTCATTGAGATTTTGAGGAAGATTCCAAAGCGTACTCGTGATAAAGTAAGAGAAGTGACGTTGGACATGGCGGCCAACATGGGCATGATTGTGAGCCGATGCTTCCCAAAGGCGTCGAAGGTTATCGACCGTTTTCACGTCCAAAAACTAGCATTTGATGCAGTTCAGGAAATCAGGATTCAACATCGTTGGCAGGCCCTGGATCAAGAAAATGAAGCTATTGAAGCGGCCAGGCAATCCGGATTGATTTACCAGCCTGAGGTTTTGAGCAATGGAGATACGCTTAAACAATTGCTGGTCAGAAGCAGATACTTACTGTTTAAGCATCACGACAAATGGACACTGTCACAGGTTCATCGTTCGAGGCTACTTTTTGAGCGTTATCCGGTTGTTGAGCAAGCATACAAGCTGGCTAGTGGTCTTGGTACCATCTTTCGGGCTTGCAAACTCAAAGAACAAGCATTCAAGAAATTGGCGCTTTGGTATAACGAAGTTGAAGATTGCGGCCTTGATTCATTCAAAACTGTCGCCAGGTCGATCCAGACGCACTATCTGGACATTCTTAATTTCTTTAACAACAGAAGTACTAACGCTTCAGCTGAATCTTTCAACGCTAAGATCAAGGCTTTTAGGTCATCATCCAGAGGCGTTAGGGATATTCCATTTTTCCTATTCCGGCTTACAAAACTTTATGCTTAA
- a CDS encoding ISAon1 family transposase N-terminal region protein, whose translation MQESYQALVRFLLPEGITVFFELSKIVEGLTGLHIYLEEKNLPPSEYKDQKLESKGFLPEIYIQDFPIRNQKVTLCIKRRRWEVKDTGETISRDWELVQKGTRMTKEFADFLKGLY comes from the coding sequence TTGCAAGAATCATATCAAGCCTTAGTTCGCTTCCTATTACCAGAAGGGATCACCGTATTTTTTGAACTTTCCAAAATCGTCGAAGGCCTCACGGGTCTGCACATCTACCTGGAGGAGAAAAATCTTCCTCCCTCCGAATATAAAGATCAAAAATTAGAGTCTAAGGGCTTTCTGCCCGAGATATACATTCAGGACTTCCCTATTCGTAACCAGAAGGTTACACTCTGTATCAAACGCCGTCGTTGGGAAGTGAAGGATACGGGAGAGACTATTAGTAGGGATTGGGAATTGGTTCAAAAAGGGACGCGAATGACTAAGGAATTCGCGGATTTTTTAAAAGGATTGTATTGA